In Glycine max cultivar Williams 82 chromosome 7, Glycine_max_v4.0, whole genome shotgun sequence, a single window of DNA contains:
- the LOC100787288 gene encoding cytochrome c oxidase assembly protein COX19, with protein sequence MSAAGGAFGGNRGLRPVPPEKGIFPLDHMHLCDLEKIEYLNCLKTAGHQSEKCRQFSKKYLQCRMEKNLMAKQDLGELGFKESNVETPGGNITDRVDNQEQ encoded by the exons ATGAGTGCCGCAg GTGGTGCATTTGGTGGCAATAGGGGGCTCCGTCCAGTGCCTCCCGAAAAGGGGATATTTCCATTGGACCACATGCATTTGTGTGACCTC GAGAAAATAGAATATCTCAATTGTCTAAAGACTGCTGGGCACCAGTCTGAAAAATGCAGGCAATTCTCAAAAAAATACCTGCAGTGTCGCATGGAGAA GAACTTGATGGCAAAGCAAGACCTCggtgaacttggttttaaggaaagtaatgtaGAAACTCCTGGAGGGAACATTACTGACAGGGTTGATAATCAAGAACAATGA